Within Actinoplanes sp. L3-i22, the genomic segment GGACCTTCGTACGGAGTTCGAGGTCGGCAACCCGATGTCGGTTTTCGACGGCGATGTGGACGGCTTCATCGAGGCGGGCATCCGCTGGCGCAAGCAGAACGAGATGGCCGCCTAGGCGGTTTGGTGACGTTGAGCGACCCCATCTGAACGCTCGGTCAGGTGAGGGTCGCTCATTTTTGTTGTTGCCGCAGGTCGCGAAGATTCCCGACCCCGGCGGACTTGGCGAATTCGTTACACCGCGTAGACTCCACTCCCGTGATTCAGCTCGAGAACGTGACGAAGACGTATCCGAAGGCGTCTCGGCCGTCGTTGGACAATGTCAACGTCGGGATCGAGAAGGGTGAGTTCGTCTTCTTCATCGGCCCCTCCGGTTCCGGTAAGTCGACGATCATCAAGTTGCTGTTGAAGGAGGTCCAGGCGACGCGCGGCAAGGTGGTCGTGAACGCCAAGGACGTCACTTCACTGCGCTCCTGGAAGGTCCCGCAGTTCCGCCGTTCGATCGGCTGCGTGTTCCAGGACTTCCGGCTCCTGCCCAACCGCACCGCGTACGAGAACGTCGCGTTCGCCCTCGAGGTGATCGGCAAGACCAAGGCCGTCGCCCGGCGGGTCGTTCCCGAGGTTCTCGAGCTGGTCGGCCTCGGCGGCAAGGAGCACCGGTATCCCCACGAGCTCTCCGGTGGTGAGCAGCAGCGTGTCGCGGTGGCCCGGGCCTTCGTGAACCGGCCGCTGATCCTGCTCGCCGACGAGCCGACCGGTAACCTCGACCCGGACACGTCGATCGAGATCATGCGTCTTCTGGACCGGATCAACCGGACCGGTACGACCGTCGTGATGGTCACGCACGACTCCAACATCGTCAACCAGATGCGCCGGCGGGTCATCGAGATCGAAAGCGGACGGATCGTCCGTGACCAGGCCCGCGGTGTCTACGGCTGAGACCGGCTCCGCCCACATGTTCAACGCCGATTCAGCAACACGCGGAGTCCTGGAAGGATCCCCCCGATGCGCGTGAAGTACGTTCTCAACGAGGTCCTGGTGGGCCTGTGGCGGAACGTCACGATGACGGTCGCCATGATCATCACCATTACGGTCTCGTTGGCCATGCTCGGCGCCAGCGTGCTGATGTATCTGCAGGTCGACCGGATGAAGACGTTCTACTACGGCGAGATCGAGGTTTCGATCTTCCTGGCGGACAACGTCGAGGACGCTCAGATCCAGGCACTGGATCAGAAGCTGAAGGCGAGCCCGCTGGTCAAGTCCTCCAACCACGAGACCAAGGAGCAGGCTCTCGAGCGCTTCAAGGTTCTCTACGCCGACTCGCCCGACTTCGTGGCCGCCGTGAACGCGGACAGCCTGCCGGAGTCGTTCCGCGTGAAGCTGAAGAACCCGGAGGACTACGACAAGTTCGCCAAGGAGATCGAGGGCGAACCGGGCATCCAGCGGGTGATCGACCAGCGGGAACTGCTGCAGAAGGTGTTCAACATCTTCAACTCGGTCCAGCTGATGTCACTGGTCTTCGCGATCGTGATGGCCGTCGCCGCGTTGCTGCTGGTGGGTAACACCATCCAGGTCGCCGCGTACAGCAAGCGCCGAGAAGTGGCGGTGATGAAGCTGGTCGGCGCGTCGAACTGGTTCGTCCAGGCACCCTTCGTCCTCGAGGCGGTGGTCGCCGGCGTGGCCGGCGCGGTCCTCGGGTTCGTCGGGCTGTTCATCGGCAAGGTGGTCCTGCTGGACAACAAGCTGCAGGCGCTGACCGCGATCCTGACGCCGGTGCCGAACGGCAACGTCTGGCTGATGTTGCCGCTGCTGGCCGGGGTCGGTGCGGTGCTGAGCGCCGGGACCGCCTGGATCACCCTGCGGTTCTACCTCAAGGTCTAGTCCCTTATCCGGACCTTTGTGCCGAAGGCCGCGACCCGACCGGGTCGCGGCCTTCGTGGCCTTCGGGCGGTTTGCAGCAATGCGGGCGATTAGTCGGAGTACGGTGACTCCCCGTGAGGTACCGCCGACCGAACCCGCTGCTGACCGTCGTCCTCTGCCTGCTCAGCGCCGTCGGACTCACCCTCGCGGTGCCGGCGCCGGCGCTCGCCGACCGGGACGACGCCGCGAAGGCCGCCCGCGCGGTACGCCAGGCCGAGGCGCTCCTGGAGAACGCCGGAGTGACCGCCCGAGCCGCCGCCCGCCGGCTGGCCGTGGCCTCCGCCGCCCTGCCGGTCGCCCAGCACCGGGTGGCCGCCTCACGGGGCGCCGTCGTCGCCACCCGGGTGCAGGCGGCCACCGCCCGGACCCGGGCCGACGCCGCCCGCCTCGGATACCAGACGATCGCCGCGGACTGGGCGGCCGCGCGGGAGCGGGTCGCCGGCGCCCGCGACCGGGTCGCCCAGATCGCCCGGAACAGCTACATGGGCAGCCCGATCACCCGGTTCAACCTGCTCGCCTCGGCCAGCGGCCCGGTCGACCTGATGGACCGGATGAGCCTGGTGGACGAGATGGTCCGCTCGGAGAACGCCCAGGTGGGCGAGCTGGTCGGGGCCCGGCGGGCGGCCCGCGCCGCACAGGACCGGGCCGGCGCGGCGAAACGGGCCGCCGAGGTGACCGAGGCGGACGCCGGCACCCGGCTGCGGGCCGCGCAGACCGCCCAGGTCGAGGCGGTCCGCGCCCGGCGGGACGTCTACCAGCTGGTGCTGGCCCGGCGGGCGGCGCTGGCCGCGGCGAACGCGCAGCGGGCCACCGTGCTGGAGCAGTACCGCGCGGCGGTCGTGGCGGAACGGAAGACCCGCACCAGCCTGCGTGGCTGGGAGACCCGCTCCGGGTACACCGGGCGGTACCACGGGCAGCTGCTGATGCCGGTGCACGGGTGGAAGAGCAGCGATTACGGGAACCGCTACGACCCGTACTATCGCGTCTGGCAATTGCACGCCGGGACCGACTTCGCGGCCGGGTCCGGAACCCCCATCCGGGTCGCGGCCTCTGGCCGGGTGATCCAGGCCGGCTGGCGAGGTGGGTACGGCAACTACACGTGTGTCAGCCACGGGCGGATCATGGGGACGAGTTTCTCCACCTGTTACGGCCATCAGTCCCGGATCTACGTCCACGTCGGGGAGTACGTCCGGCAGGGCGAGATCATCGGTCTGGTCGGAAGCACCGGCGCGTCGACCGGGTCGCATCTGCATTTCGAGACCCGTTTCGGCGGTGCGCCCCGAAATCCGCTGAATTATCTCCCGCCGTGCCTCTGCTGAGTCGCTCCGGCGGGTCGAGCTAAGATTGATCAGCACGATCGCCCGATCCGTCCTCGCCCGATCCGTCCTCAATAGCAAGGAGTCGCGGTATGCCACGCGAACAGGGGCGCAAGCTCGTCGCCTCCAACCGCAAGGCGTATCACGACTACGCGATCAGCGACACGTACGAGGCCGGCATGGTTCTCACCGGCACCGAGGTGAAGTCCCTGCGGTCCGGGCGTGCGTCGCTGGTCGACGCGTTCGGCCACGAGAGCGACGGCGAGATCTTCCTGCACGGCATGCACGTCCCGGAGTACACGCAGGGCACCTGGACCAACCACGAGCCCCGGCGGGTCCGCAAACTGCTGCTCAAGCGCGACGAGATCCACCGGATCATCGGCAAGCTCCGCGACGACGGCGTCACCCTGGTCCCGCTCTCGGTCTACTTCCAGAACGGGTACGCGAAGGTCGAGATCGGCGTCGCCAAGGGCAAGAAGAGCTACGACAAGCGGCAGGACATGGCCGAGCGGGACGCGAAGAAAGAGATCACCCGGGCCATGGGTCGCCGCGCCAAAGGCATGGGCTGACGGGGTATTCTGCCCAGCCAGACTTGTTGATCACTCCGCTCGGCGTGACCCGCCTTCCTCGAGGAGATCGGCCGTTGTCCTCCCAGTCCAAGCACAGAGACCGCCAGTTCTTCCTGGCCCGGGGCGTTTTCGGCCTGGCTGCCGCGATCCTGGTCGGCCTCGTCGTCTTCATCGCGGTACGGGCCGGCGGCTCCGCCTCGGCCGCCGACGACGCGGTGATGGTGCAGCCCTCGGCCGACCTGCGAGCCGTCGAGTCGACCGTCGTCCCGGCGACCGGCACCACGCCGCCGGCGTCCCCGTCCGCCCCGGTCGCGAGCTCCGCCTCGCCGTCCGCGTCGGTGTCGGCCAGCCCGTCGAAGAGCTCGTCGTCGCCGAAGCCGTCGAAGTCGTCGTCGAGCCCCAAGCCGTCGGTGACGAAGACGACCAAGGCGCCGGTCGTGGTCAAGCTGACCGTCGGTTGCTCCACCAACAAGTGGAACGGCGGTTTCGTGTCCAGCGTGACGGTGCAGAACACCGGCTCGCAGCCGCAGAACTACGACGTGACCGTGACCTACTCGGAGAACGTCCGGCTGGTCTCCGGCCCGTGGAGCAACGCCCACGCGGCAGGCGGCAGCGGCACCCGGCTGACCTTCCGGGGCAACTCGGCGGTGGCACCGGGTGGCTCCACCACTTTCATGTTCCAGGGCGGCCCGAGCGACTCACACAGCCAGGCCCGCGTCGATCAGAAGGGCTGCACGGTGGGGCTCGCCGCGGGATGAGCTAACATGGGCGAGCTGTACCAATATCCAGGGGGTGACTGGTTTCGACTTCGTACGTGGAGACAGGGGAAGCGAGCCGAGGAAGCCAACGTCGTCTCGAGAATCGGTCGTTGGAAACTTATAAGCGCCAACTCTAAGTTTGACGCTGACCAGTACGCTCTCGCCGCCTGAGGCAAGTAGCGTGGTCTGTCGGTCTGGGAGCGCCTCCGTCCCAGCTGCCGGCATCAGCTAGGAGGCTGGCCAACCGGTCCCGGTCGCGGGGACCGCACGGCGAGATTAATCTGCGACTGGGCCCATCGTCCGGACTTGCTCACGTGAGCCGGAGGGCCGAGTAGGGATTTAGTGAGCTGCGCTCGGAGAAGCCCTGACGAAGCAGCGAAGGACCCGGGTTCGATTCCCGGCACCTCCACCCAGTGGGGGTCACTCGAAGCCGCGAGAGCGGTGAGAGTTCACCTGGAACGGCGGCACGGCCCGAAATGGGTCGGGCCGCCGTTGTCGTTTCCTGCTTGGTCGGACGGTGGGGATCGCGGGGGTGTGGTTATTTGTCCTGGTAGTGGCGGTAGCAGGAGGCAATCTCCAGATCGGTGCCGCGGACGCGGTAGATCAGGCGGTGTTCGTCGTTGATGCGGCGGGACGACCAGCCGGCCAACGGGCCTCGCAGCATCTCGGGCTTGCCGATCCCGGTTCCCTGCGGGTCCCGTTGTACGTCGATGATCAGCTTGCTGATGCGCCGGGCCATCTTCATGTCCCGGCGCAGCCAGCCGTCGTAGTCCTGCCATGCGTTGGGCGTGAAGACGATGCGCAGGCTCACGCGGCGTCCTTGCCCCGCTCGGGCGTGGTGGCGGCGCCGGGGTCCAGCAGCGGGTGTTCCTCGAGCAGCCCGGCGTCGGCCTGCGCGATGCTTTCCAGCAGGCGGCGAGCGTTGGTGGCGGACCCGAGCGCGTGCAGCGTCTCGGTCATCGCGTTCCATTCGTCGAGCGAGACCATGACGACCGCCTTGCCGCCTCCGCGGGGGATGACGCACTCCTCGGCGTCCTCGATCACCGCGTCGACCACGGCCGCGAAGTTCTTCCGCACATCGCTGATCGTCAAAACCTTCATGGTGGTGGCCCCCACTTTCACGTTGCGTACCTCCGAATGTACGTCTGAGCGTACGGCTGCAGCAATCGAAGCGGCCGTACGTCGGTGGTGTCGGGCCAGCAGCTTGGCCCGGTCGGTCGGGCGGGTGTGGATGGGCTGTGGACAACCCGCTGGTGTGGACAGCCCGGATCGATGGGCGTCACGCAATCAGGCGGCGTGGGGTGCATGATTAGGTTGAGGTTACTGAGAGTGATGTGATGAGTTGTAGGGTGACGAGGGTCATGGGGGAGCGTAAGCTACCGGCGAGTAACAAGCTCATGCCTTGAACGCGTTCATGGTCGGCATCCGTGAAGACACCCACATTCACGTTTCCGCCGTAGGTCCGGCAACGTCGCTAGAACTACATGGGAGTCGATTGATGATCATTGGTGTTCTTGGGGAGTCCAGTGCTGGTGAGCGGCGTGTCGCCGCGACGCCGGCGACTGTGGGGCAGTTGCTCAAGCTGGGGTATGAGGTGGTCGTCGAGCCGGGGGCGGGGCGCCAGGCGTCCTTCTCCGACGAGGCGTACGCGGAGGCCGGCGCGACGATCGGCGATCCGTACCGGGCCGATGTGGTCTTCACGATCAACGCGCCGGAGCCGGCCCGGCTCGATCGGCTGAAGCCGGGAGCGACGCTGGTCGGGGTCTTCAGCCCGCGGCTGAACCAGGAGCTCGTCGACGAGTTCGCGCGGCGGCCGATCACCGTGCTGTCGATGGACGCGGTGCCGCGGATCTCGCGGGCGCAGTCACTGGACGTGCTGTCGTCGATGGCCAACATCGCCGGGTACCGCGCGGTGATCGAGGCGGCGCACGCGTTCGGACGGTTCTTCACCGGGCAGGTGACCGCGGCCGGCAAGGTGCCGCCGGCGAAGGTGCTGGTGGCCGGCGTCGGCGTGGCCGGGCTCGCGGCGATCGGCGCGGCCGGCAGCCTGGGTGCGATCGTCCGCGCCACCGACCCCCGGCCGGAGGTCGCCGACCAGGTCAAGTCGCTGGGCGGGGAGTACCTCGCGGTGCGGGCGGCGGACGTCGAGGTCTCCTCGACCGGGTACGCCAAGGAGATGTCCGACGACTACAACGAGCGGGCGGCGCGGCTCTACGCCGAGCAGTGCGCGGACGTGGACATCATCATCACCACCGCGCTGATCCCCGGGCGGCCCGCGCCGCGCCTCCTCACCGAGCGCATGGTGGCGAGCATGAAGCCGGGCAGCGTGATCGTCGACATGGCCGCCGCGAACGGCGGGAACGTCGAGGGCGCGGTCGCCGGCGAGGCGGTCACCACGGCGAACGGCGTGACCATCATCGGGTACACCGATCTGGCCGGGCGGCTTCCCGCGCAGGCGTCCCAGCTCTACGGCACCAACCTGGTGAACCTGATGAAGCTGATGACGCCGGAACGCGACGGACAGCTGGTGCTCGACTTCGAGGACGTGGTGCAGCGCTCGATCACGGTCGTACGCGAAGGGGATTTGACCTGGCCCCCGCCGCCGGTGGCGGTCTCGGCGGCGCCGCCGGCGGTGGAGCAGCCGCCCGTCAAAGCGCTGGAGAAGCCGAAAAATCGGACGCTCCCCGTGGCCGGTGTGGGCGCGGCGCTGTTGTTCCTGCTCACGGCACTGGCGCCGGCCGCGCTCCGCGGGCATCTCACGGTGTTCGCGCTGGCGATCGTGATCGGGTACTACGTGATCGGGCACGTGCACCACGCCCTGCACACACCGCTGATGTCGGTGACCAATGCGATCTCCGGGATCATCGTGGTCGGCGCGCTCCTGCAGCTCGGGCACGGCGGCGCCGTCGTCACCGCGCTGGCGTTCGTCGCCATCCTGCTGGCCAGCATCAACGTCTTCGGTGGCTTCGCGGTGACCCGCCGCATGCTCGCCATGTTCACCAGGAGCTGACCCCGATGACCATCGAAACGGCCGCTCAATCCGCGTATCTCGTCGCCGCGCTGCTCTTCATCCTGGCGCTCGCCGGACTCTCCCGGCACGAGAGCGCCAAGCTCGGCAATGCCTTCGGCATCGCCGGCATGGCCCTGGCTCTTCTGGCCACCATCGCGCTGGCCATCGACGACCATTTGCACGGTACGGCGTTGGCCCTGCTCCTGGTCGCCGTCGCGGTCGGCGCCACGATCGGCCTGTACCGGGC encodes:
- the ftsE gene encoding cell division ATP-binding protein FtsE; the protein is MIQLENVTKTYPKASRPSLDNVNVGIEKGEFVFFIGPSGSGKSTIIKLLLKEVQATRGKVVVNAKDVTSLRSWKVPQFRRSIGCVFQDFRLLPNRTAYENVAFALEVIGKTKAVARRVVPEVLELVGLGGKEHRYPHELSGGEQQRVAVARAFVNRPLILLADEPTGNLDPDTSIEIMRLLDRINRTGTTVVMVTHDSNIVNQMRRRVIEIESGRIVRDQARGVYG
- the ftsX gene encoding permease-like cell division protein FtsX translates to MRVKYVLNEVLVGLWRNVTMTVAMIITITVSLAMLGASVLMYLQVDRMKTFYYGEIEVSIFLADNVEDAQIQALDQKLKASPLVKSSNHETKEQALERFKVLYADSPDFVAAVNADSLPESFRVKLKNPEDYDKFAKEIEGEPGIQRVIDQRELLQKVFNIFNSVQLMSLVFAIVMAVAALLLVGNTIQVAAYSKRREVAVMKLVGASNWFVQAPFVLEAVVAGVAGAVLGFVGLFIGKVVLLDNKLQALTAILTPVPNGNVWLMLPLLAGVGAVLSAGTAWITLRFYLKV
- a CDS encoding M23 family metallopeptidase, whose product is MRYRRPNPLLTVVLCLLSAVGLTLAVPAPALADRDDAAKAARAVRQAEALLENAGVTARAAARRLAVASAALPVAQHRVAASRGAVVATRVQAATARTRADAARLGYQTIAADWAAARERVAGARDRVAQIARNSYMGSPITRFNLLASASGPVDLMDRMSLVDEMVRSENAQVGELVGARRAARAAQDRAGAAKRAAEVTEADAGTRLRAAQTAQVEAVRARRDVYQLVLARRAALAAANAQRATVLEQYRAAVVAERKTRTSLRGWETRSGYTGRYHGQLLMPVHGWKSSDYGNRYDPYYRVWQLHAGTDFAAGSGTPIRVAASGRVIQAGWRGGYGNYTCVSHGRIMGTSFSTCYGHQSRIYVHVGEYVRQGEIIGLVGSTGASTGSHLHFETRFGGAPRNPLNYLPPCLC
- the smpB gene encoding SsrA-binding protein SmpB, with amino-acid sequence MPREQGRKLVASNRKAYHDYAISDTYEAGMVLTGTEVKSLRSGRASLVDAFGHESDGEIFLHGMHVPEYTQGTWTNHEPRRVRKLLLKRDEIHRIIGKLRDDGVTLVPLSVYFQNGYAKVEIGVAKGKKSYDKRQDMAERDAKKEITRAMGRRAKGMG
- a CDS encoding cellulose binding domain-containing protein, which encodes MSSQSKHRDRQFFLARGVFGLAAAILVGLVVFIAVRAGGSASAADDAVMVQPSADLRAVESTVVPATGTTPPASPSAPVASSASPSASVSASPSKSSSSPKPSKSSSSPKPSVTKTTKAPVVVKLTVGCSTNKWNGGFVSSVTVQNTGSQPQNYDVTVTYSENVRLVSGPWSNAHAAGGSGTRLTFRGNSAVAPGGSTTFMFQGGPSDSHSQARVDQKGCTVGLAAG
- a CDS encoding Txe/YoeB family addiction module toxin, giving the protein MSLRIVFTPNAWQDYDGWLRRDMKMARRISKLIIDVQRDPQGTGIGKPEMLRGPLAGWSSRRINDEHRLIYRVRGTDLEIASCYRHYQDK
- a CDS encoding type II toxin-antitoxin system Phd/YefM family antitoxin — translated: MTISDVRKNFAAVVDAVIEDAEECVIPRGGGKAVVMVSLDEWNAMTETLHALGSATNARRLLESIAQADAGLLEEHPLLDPGAATTPERGKDAA
- a CDS encoding Re/Si-specific NAD(P)(+) transhydrogenase subunit alpha is translated as MIIGVLGESSAGERRVAATPATVGQLLKLGYEVVVEPGAGRQASFSDEAYAEAGATIGDPYRADVVFTINAPEPARLDRLKPGATLVGVFSPRLNQELVDEFARRPITVLSMDAVPRISRAQSLDVLSSMANIAGYRAVIEAAHAFGRFFTGQVTAAGKVPPAKVLVAGVGVAGLAAIGAAGSLGAIVRATDPRPEVADQVKSLGGEYLAVRAADVEVSSTGYAKEMSDDYNERAARLYAEQCADVDIIITTALIPGRPAPRLLTERMVASMKPGSVIVDMAAANGGNVEGAVAGEAVTTANGVTIIGYTDLAGRLPAQASQLYGTNLVNLMKLMTPERDGQLVLDFEDVVQRSITVVREGDLTWPPPPVAVSAAPPAVEQPPVKALEKPKNRTLPVAGVGAALLFLLTALAPAALRGHLTVFALAIVIGYYVIGHVHHALHTPLMSVTNAISGIIVVGALLQLGHGGAVVTALAFVAILLASINVFGGFAVTRRMLAMFTRS